GTCGGCCTCCTTGCCCAGGAGCTTGATGACGCGGGCCACGGACTTGCGGGCGGCCGGGGTCAGGAGCGGGCTATCGAGCCGCGTTTTTTCTTGCGCGGCTAGGGCCCGGACGTCGTCCCGGCGGCGGACCAGGGCCTGGAGTTCGCGGACCGCGGGGGTCGGCGGGACCCAGGCCGGGGGGCGGTGATCGCGGACGTACCCGGCGATCAGGCGGGCGTCGGCCTTGTCCGTCTTGTTCCCCCGCCCGCGGACGACCCCGGCGTACTTGACCCGGACCGGGTTGATCACACTGACCCGCCGGGCGGCTGCGTGCAGGTGGGTGGCGAGAGCATCCTCGTACCCGCCGGTCGACTCCATCCCGTAGTGGACGTCGGCCCCGCTCGCGTGCCCGTCGACCCACGCGACCAGGGCCGCGTGCCCGTCCGGGTCGTTCGCGAAGGCGTGGTCGCGGGCCTTCCCGTCCGGGGTCAGGAGGCACGCGTCGAGGGTCTTCTTGCTGACGTCGATGCCGACGAACGCGGTCGTGGTGACGGTGCCCATGGCGTCCCTCCCTTACAGCTTCACGAATGCGGGGTCCACACGGGGTGGCCCGCAGGGTAGCGTCCGAAGTCGAGGAGCGCCGGCGGTCGGTCCGCGACCTTGTTCACGAGGTCGGAGCCTCATCCGCTGCATGCGGTTGTCCGACCGCCGGGCTCGTCCTCACGACTACTTCACAGTAACATGTGAAACGCTGCAGCAGACCCCGCCGCGTGACGGCGTCATATGGGTAGAGTCGCTCCGGCGGCGGGGCTGCTGAGCTCGGCCGTTCGGCAAGGAGAACTTCGGATCGTGGAGCGTGTGGTGGCCTACTATGCTGGCGACTTCCCGGAGCGAGAGCGGGAGTACGTTGCCACCCTGCGACTACTGGTCGAGCACCCAGCCGCCGCCGCGGTTGCTGCGGGGCTGGAGGCGGTGCCGTTCAACTGCTTTGGGTTTGGGCTGTTCCCGCCTGGGCGGGTGGGTGACCCCGACTCGCCGTGCCTATCGCTGTGGTACGACGACCCGCACCCGCTGTACTGGGTGCAGGTCCGCCAGCGGTGGGACCGGAATATCCTTACCTGCTATCAGCCGGCCTGCCCCGAGGAGGCGTGGGAGGCCGCTGCTGCGGGAGTCCCGCGGTTGCTGGCGGAGGCCGCACGGTCGTCGGACAGCGGCATTCGCGTGCCGGCGGACTGCCTGGGGCAGATTGGCCCTATCACCAACTTCGCGGGTAAGCCCTGGTAACACAGATGCCGCCCCAGGAACTTCAAATGAGCCGTGAGTGTTGACGCGGCGTGGTTTGTTTCTCCGCGCGCACCCTCCCACGGGCGGCCGACCTCGTCGGCGTCCCGTCGCGTTCTGGGGCTCGGTCGTCGGGGCCTCCACACCTCCCTTCGGTTCGGCGTTCCCACGGACTCAGGTCACCACCGCGGGCGCCGGCGTTGCGGGCGTCGGCCCGGCCGGGGCGATCTTTCGCACCTCGTACCCCAACTCCTTGGCCCGCCGGTGCAACTGCTTCTCCAACCGCTG
The Fimbriiglobus ruber genome window above contains:
- a CDS encoding IS110 family transposase, which gives rise to MGTVTTTAFVGIDVSKKTLDACLLTPDGKARDHAFANDPDGHAALVAWVDGHASGADVHYGMESTGGYEDALATHLHAAARRVSVINPVRVKYAGVVRGRGNKTDKADARLIAGYVRDHRPPAWVPPTPAVRELQALVRRRDDVRALAAQEKTRLDSPLLTPAARKSVARVIKLLGKEADAMQAAADALIAATPEMAADRVLLASIPGVGDQTASTVLAELPPVAHIPSAQAAAAYAGLAPREHRSGTSVRTRTRLSKTGNARLRKALYLPTLTAIRFNPLLKRFYDRLVAAGKAKMQAVGACMRKLVMICYGVLKNRAPFDPAWSMVRPPVGGAPDHPPTGG